A single Clavibacter nebraskensis NCPPB 2581 DNA region contains:
- the rapZ gene encoding RNase adapter RapZ, with translation MSVEIPQQDVMIVTGMSGAGRSTVGNALEDLGWYVVDNLPPQMLKPLVELAGRAGTSLPKIAAVVDVRGGDFFSELRDILQTFGTGPRLRVLFLEATDAALVRRFEQVRRPHPLQGNGTLLDGIAAERARMIEIREASDLVIDTSELNIHQLATAITEQFSGADDAGVRVTVMSFGFKYGTPADADMVADMRFLPNPFWTPELRPLTGRDRAVSDYVLGQEGAEEFVHAYARALSPVLAGYQRENKRHATIAIGCTGGKHRSVAVAEELSSLLRALPGVAVSTKHRDLGRE, from the coding sequence ATGAGCGTGGAGATCCCCCAGCAGGACGTCATGATCGTGACGGGGATGTCCGGCGCGGGCCGCTCCACCGTCGGCAACGCGCTCGAGGACCTCGGCTGGTACGTGGTCGACAACCTCCCGCCGCAGATGCTCAAGCCGCTCGTGGAGCTCGCCGGCCGCGCGGGCACGTCGCTGCCGAAGATCGCCGCCGTGGTCGACGTCCGCGGAGGCGACTTCTTCTCCGAGCTGCGCGACATCCTGCAGACGTTCGGCACCGGCCCGCGCCTCCGCGTCCTGTTCCTCGAGGCCACCGACGCGGCGCTCGTGCGGCGCTTCGAGCAGGTCCGCCGCCCCCACCCGCTCCAGGGCAACGGCACGCTGCTCGACGGCATCGCGGCGGAGCGGGCGCGCATGATCGAGATCCGCGAGGCCAGCGACCTCGTCATCGACACCTCCGAGCTCAACATCCACCAGCTCGCCACCGCCATCACCGAGCAGTTCAGCGGCGCGGACGACGCGGGCGTCCGCGTCACCGTCATGAGCTTCGGCTTCAAGTACGGCACCCCCGCGGACGCCGACATGGTGGCCGACATGCGCTTCCTCCCCAACCCGTTCTGGACCCCCGAGCTCCGTCCGCTCACCGGTCGCGACAGGGCCGTCAGCGACTACGTGCTGGGCCAGGAGGGCGCCGAGGAGTTCGTCCACGCGTACGCCCGGGCGCTCTCCCCGGTGCTCGCCGGGTACCAGCGGGAGAACAAGAGACACGCTACGATCGCTATCGGCTGTACCGGCGGCAAGCACCGCTCGGTGGCCGTCGCCGAGGAGCTCTCCAGCCTCCTCCGCGCCCTTCCCGGCGTCGCTGTCAGCACCAAGCACCGCGACCTCGGCCGGGAGTAG
- the uvrC gene encoding excinuclease ABC subunit UvrC — MARTDTVGYRPAAGEIPTSPGVYRFRDAADRVLYVGKANNLRARLANYFAPLQSLHERTRRMVTSAAGVEWTVVGSEFEALQLEFTWIKEFDPPFNVKFRDDKSYPYLAVTLGEEHPRVMVTRNRKIRGAKYFGPYTKVWAIRETVDHLLKVFPMRSCSESTFKRARQTNRPCLLGDIGRCAAPCVGRVSQEEHREIADDFVSFMAGNDSKYVGQLTQRMKDAAAEMDYEAAARHRDDIGALEAALSKTAVVFDDRVDADVFGIAADELAAAVQQFMVRGGRIRGTRTWVVDKELDIGIGELVETVLHNAYEDEAHPPREVLVPELPADAAELELWLSQRRAAGEDDGTVRRGRPSSWQVDLRVAQRGDKAALANTAATNAQNALMLYKTRRSSDFTTRSKALADIQEALGMPDAPLRMECYDVSHLSGTNIVASMVVFEDGLPRKDQYRRFNIADSTDDTESIHQVITRRLAYLGKEAEVPADAAPPELGEAPAVNKFSYSPNLLIVDGGQPQVAAAQRALEESGVTGIQLAGIAKRLEEIWLPDSDYPIILPRNSDALFLIQRIRDEAHRFAITHQRARRKRDITSVLNEIPGLGPSRVQRLLQQFGSVAKLKQAEVEEIAAVRTIGPTLAQAVYERLRS; from the coding sequence ATGGCCCGCACCGACACCGTCGGGTACCGTCCGGCGGCGGGGGAGATCCCCACGTCGCCGGGCGTGTACCGCTTCCGCGACGCCGCGGACCGCGTCCTCTACGTCGGCAAGGCGAACAACCTGCGCGCCCGGCTCGCCAACTACTTCGCGCCCCTACAGAGCCTGCACGAGCGCACGCGGCGCATGGTCACATCCGCGGCCGGCGTCGAGTGGACGGTGGTGGGCAGCGAGTTCGAGGCGCTCCAGCTCGAGTTCACGTGGATCAAGGAGTTCGACCCGCCCTTCAACGTCAAGTTCCGGGACGACAAGTCGTACCCGTACCTCGCCGTCACCCTGGGGGAGGAGCACCCCCGGGTCATGGTCACCCGGAACCGGAAGATCCGCGGCGCCAAGTACTTCGGCCCGTACACGAAGGTCTGGGCCATCCGCGAGACGGTCGACCACCTCCTCAAGGTCTTCCCCATGCGGTCCTGCTCGGAGAGCACGTTCAAGCGCGCCCGGCAGACCAACCGGCCGTGCCTCCTCGGCGACATCGGCCGGTGCGCCGCCCCGTGCGTCGGTCGCGTCTCGCAGGAGGAGCACCGCGAGATCGCGGACGACTTCGTGAGCTTCATGGCCGGCAACGACTCGAAGTACGTGGGCCAGCTCACGCAGCGGATGAAGGACGCGGCGGCGGAGATGGACTACGAGGCGGCCGCCCGCCACCGGGACGACATCGGCGCGCTCGAGGCCGCCCTCTCCAAGACCGCCGTCGTGTTCGACGACCGGGTGGACGCGGACGTCTTCGGCATCGCCGCCGACGAGCTGGCCGCGGCCGTGCAGCAGTTCATGGTCCGCGGCGGCCGCATCCGGGGCACCCGCACGTGGGTCGTCGACAAGGAGCTCGACATCGGCATCGGCGAGCTCGTCGAGACCGTGCTGCACAACGCCTACGAGGACGAGGCGCACCCGCCGCGCGAGGTCCTCGTCCCCGAGCTGCCCGCCGACGCCGCCGAGCTCGAGCTGTGGCTCAGCCAGCGGCGCGCTGCGGGGGAGGACGACGGCACCGTGCGCCGGGGTCGCCCGAGCTCCTGGCAGGTCGACCTCCGCGTCGCCCAGCGCGGCGACAAGGCCGCGCTCGCGAACACCGCCGCCACGAACGCGCAGAACGCGCTCATGCTCTACAAGACGCGCCGCAGCTCCGACTTCACCACCCGGTCGAAGGCCCTCGCCGACATCCAGGAGGCGCTCGGCATGCCCGACGCGCCGCTGCGGATGGAGTGCTACGACGTCTCGCACCTGAGCGGCACCAACATCGTCGCGTCCATGGTGGTCTTCGAGGACGGCCTGCCGCGCAAGGACCAGTACCGCCGCTTCAACATCGCCGACTCCACGGACGACACCGAGTCCATCCACCAGGTCATCACGCGCCGGCTCGCCTACCTGGGCAAGGAGGCGGAGGTGCCGGCCGACGCGGCGCCGCCGGAGCTCGGCGAGGCGCCTGCCGTGAACAAGTTCTCGTACAGCCCGAACCTGCTCATCGTCGACGGCGGCCAGCCGCAGGTCGCGGCGGCCCAGCGCGCCCTCGAGGAGTCGGGCGTCACCGGGATCCAGCTGGCCGGCATCGCCAAGCGCCTCGAGGAGATCTGGCTGCCGGACTCCGACTACCCGATCATCCTGCCGCGCAACAGCGACGCCCTCTTCCTCATCCAGCGCATCCGCGACGAGGCCCACCGCTTCGCCATCACGCACCAGCGGGCCCGCCGGAAGCGCGACATCACGTCGGTGCTCAACGAGATCCCGGGGCTCGGGCCGTCGCGCGTGCAGCGGCTCCTCCAGCAGTTCGGATCCGTGGCCAAGCTCAAGCAGGCCGAGGTCGAGGAGATCGCGGCCGTCCGCACCATCGGGCCGACGCTGGCGCAGGCCGTCTACGAGCGCCTCCGCTCGTGA
- the uvrA gene encoding excinuclease ABC subunit UvrA yields the protein MSISPVESSSLLSVRGARVHNLRDVDLDIPRDSLVVFTGLSGSGKSSLAFDTIFAEGQRRYVESLSAYARQFLGQVDRPDVDFIEGLSPAVSIDQKSTNRNPRSTVGTITEIFDYMRLLWARIGVAHCPVCGERISRQTVQQIADQLMELETGTRYQVVSPIVSQKKGEFVDLFAELASGGYSRAIVDGELIQLSSPPKLKKQYKHDISVVVDRLVASDDILGRLTDSLETALRLTDGIVMIDFVDVEGPGGLQTYSEKLSCPNNHPIQLTEIEPRTFSFNAPFGACPECSGLGTRMSVDQELLIGDESLSIADGVILPWTTQGKGLFQYYEKLLAGLARDLKFSLTTPWRKLSEEVREAVLRGNDFEVQVKWKNRYGREMTYSSGFEGVMPYIERQFAQAETDNQRARWGEYLREIPCPVCDGKRLKPEVLAVLVHGANIADVAEMSLSDAQEFMAQLELTDREAHIAAQVLREIRVRLEFLIEVGLNYLNLARAAASLSGGEAQRIRLATQIGSGLTGVLYVLDEPSIGLHQRDNRRLIETLVKLRDLGNTLIVVEHDEDTIRTADWIVDIGPGAGVNGGKVVHSGSYEGLIENRESLTGDYLAGRRAIATPTKRRKVDRKRQIQVVGARANNLQNVTAAFPLGTLTAVTGVSGSGKSSLVNDILYRVLANELNGARKVPGKHARVTGLENLDKVVHVDQNPIGRTPRSNPATYTGVFDRIRTLFAETTEAKARGYLPGRFSFNVKGGRCEACSGDGTIKIEMNFLPDVYVACEVCGGARYNRDTLSVHYKGKSIAEVLDMSISEAAEFFEPIQAIHRFMKTLVDVGLGYVRLGQSATTLSGGEAQRVKLSTELQRRSNGRSVYVLDEPTTGLHFEDVRKLLLVLNGLVDKGNTVIVIEHNLDVIKSADWLIDMGPEGGAGGGTVLATGTPEHLATVPESYTGRFLREVFEAEAETAALESSRARPERAAV from the coding sequence GTGTCAATCTCCCCCGTCGAGTCCTCGTCCCTCCTGAGCGTCCGCGGCGCTCGCGTCCACAACCTCCGCGACGTCGACCTCGACATCCCGCGCGACTCGCTCGTCGTCTTCACGGGCCTGTCGGGGTCCGGCAAGTCGTCCCTCGCGTTCGACACGATCTTCGCCGAGGGCCAGCGCCGCTACGTCGAGTCGCTGTCCGCGTACGCGCGCCAGTTCCTCGGCCAAGTCGACCGGCCGGACGTCGACTTCATCGAGGGCCTGAGCCCCGCGGTCTCCATCGACCAGAAGTCGACGAACCGCAACCCGCGCTCCACGGTGGGCACCATCACCGAGATCTTCGACTACATGCGCCTGCTGTGGGCGCGCATCGGCGTCGCGCACTGCCCCGTGTGCGGCGAGCGCATCTCCCGCCAGACCGTGCAGCAGATCGCCGACCAGCTCATGGAGCTGGAGACCGGCACGCGTTACCAGGTCGTCAGCCCCATCGTGTCCCAGAAGAAAGGCGAGTTCGTCGACCTGTTCGCGGAGCTCGCCTCCGGCGGCTACTCGCGCGCCATCGTCGACGGCGAGCTCATCCAGCTCAGCTCGCCGCCGAAGCTCAAGAAGCAGTACAAGCACGACATCTCGGTCGTCGTCGACCGCCTGGTCGCGAGCGACGACATCCTCGGCCGCCTGACGGACTCGCTCGAGACCGCGCTCCGGCTCACCGACGGCATCGTCATGATCGACTTCGTCGACGTCGAGGGCCCCGGGGGCCTCCAGACGTACTCGGAGAAGCTGTCGTGCCCGAACAACCACCCCATCCAGCTCACCGAGATCGAGCCGCGCACCTTTTCGTTCAACGCGCCCTTCGGCGCCTGCCCCGAGTGCTCGGGCCTCGGCACGCGCATGTCGGTGGACCAGGAGCTCCTCATCGGCGACGAGTCGCTGAGCATCGCCGACGGCGTCATCCTGCCGTGGACCACGCAGGGCAAGGGCCTCTTCCAGTACTACGAGAAGCTGCTCGCGGGCCTCGCGCGCGACCTCAAGTTCTCCCTCACCACGCCCTGGCGGAAGCTGTCCGAGGAGGTCCGCGAGGCGGTCCTCCGCGGCAACGACTTCGAGGTCCAGGTCAAGTGGAAGAACCGCTACGGCCGCGAGATGACCTACTCGTCGGGCTTCGAGGGCGTCATGCCGTACATCGAGCGGCAGTTCGCCCAGGCGGAGACCGACAACCAGCGGGCGCGCTGGGGCGAGTACCTGCGGGAGATCCCATGCCCCGTGTGCGACGGCAAGCGCTTGAAGCCCGAGGTGCTCGCGGTGCTCGTGCACGGGGCGAACATCGCGGACGTCGCCGAGATGAGCCTCTCGGACGCGCAGGAGTTCATGGCGCAGCTGGAGCTCACCGACCGCGAGGCGCACATCGCCGCGCAGGTGCTCCGGGAGATCCGCGTGCGCCTCGAGTTCCTCATCGAGGTGGGGCTCAACTACCTCAACCTGGCGCGGGCGGCGGCGTCGCTCTCGGGCGGCGAGGCGCAGCGGATCCGCCTGGCCACGCAGATCGGCTCGGGGCTCACGGGCGTGCTCTACGTGCTGGACGAGCCGTCCATCGGCCTGCACCAGCGCGACAACCGGCGCCTCATCGAGACGCTCGTGAAGCTGCGCGACCTCGGCAACACGCTCATCGTCGTCGAGCACGACGAGGACACCATCCGCACGGCCGACTGGATCGTCGACATCGGTCCCGGCGCCGGCGTCAACGGCGGCAAGGTCGTGCACTCGGGCTCGTACGAGGGGCTCATCGAGAACCGCGAGTCGCTCACGGGCGACTACCTCGCGGGACGCCGTGCCATCGCCACGCCCACGAAGCGCCGCAAGGTCGACCGGAAGCGCCAGATCCAGGTCGTGGGCGCGCGCGCCAACAACCTGCAGAACGTCACGGCGGCCTTCCCGCTCGGCACCCTCACGGCCGTCACGGGCGTCAGCGGATCCGGCAAGTCGTCGCTCGTGAACGACATCCTCTACCGGGTGCTCGCCAACGAGCTCAACGGCGCCCGCAAGGTGCCGGGCAAGCACGCGCGCGTCACCGGGCTCGAGAACCTCGACAAGGTCGTCCACGTCGACCAGAACCCCATCGGCCGAACGCCCCGGTCAAACCCGGCCACGTACACGGGCGTGTTCGACCGGATCCGCACCCTCTTCGCCGAGACCACCGAGGCCAAGGCGCGCGGGTACCTCCCCGGCCGCTTCAGCTTCAACGTCAAGGGCGGGCGCTGCGAGGCGTGCTCGGGCGACGGCACCATCAAGATCGAGATGAACTTCCTGCCCGACGTGTACGTGGCCTGCGAGGTCTGCGGGGGAGCGCGGTACAACCGCGACACCCTGAGCGTCCACTACAAGGGCAAGAGCATCGCCGAGGTGCTCGACATGTCCATCAGCGAGGCGGCGGAGTTTTTCGAGCCGATCCAGGCCATCCACCGCTTCATGAAGACGCTGGTGGACGTGGGCCTCGGCTACGTGCGCCTCGGCCAGAGCGCCACCACGCTCTCCGGCGGCGAGGCGCAGCGCGTCAAGCTGTCCACGGAGCTGCAGCGCCGGTCGAACGGCCGGAGCGTCTACGTGCTCGACGAGCCGACCACCGGCCTCCACTTCGAGGACGTGCGGAAGCTCCTCCTCGTGCTCAACGGGCTGGTCGACAAGGGCAACACCGTCATCGTCATCGAGCACAACCTCGACGTCATCAAGTCCGCCGACTGGCTCATCGACATGGGGCCGGAGGGCGGCGCGGGCGGCGGCACGGTGCTCGCCACCGGCACGCCCGAGCACCTGGCCACCGTGCCCGAGAGCTACACGGGCAGGTTCCTCCGCGAGGTGTTCGAGGCCGAGGCCGAGACCGCCGCGCTCGAGTCCTCGCGTGCGCGCCCGGAGCGCGCCGCCGTCTGA
- the uvrB gene encoding excinuclease ABC subunit UvrB — translation MQPTRSVRPFKVVSEYSPSGDQPTAIAELAGRVNAGEPDVVLLGATGTGKSATAAWLIEKVQRPTLILAHNKTLAAQLATEFRELMPDNAVEYFVSYYDYYQPEAYVPQTDTFIEKDSSVNAEVERLRHSTTNSLLSRRDVVVVSTVSCIYGLGQPEQYMNAMVALQVGMQINRDTLIRKFVSMQYQRNDVDFSRGNFRVRGDTIEIIPMYEELAIRIEMFGDEIEALYQLHPLTGDVVRKMDSVSVFPGSHYVAETEVMRRAIGTIQQELEERLAVLEREGKLLEAQRLRMRTNFDIEMMQQIGFCSGIENYSRHIDGRDAGEAPHCLLDYFPDDFLVIIDESHVTVPQIGAMFEGDSSRKRTLVEHGFRLPSALDNRPLKWNEFTERVGQTVYMSATPGKYELGMGDGVVEQIIRPTGLVDPAIVVKPTKGQIDDLLEQIRIRVEKDERILVTTLTKKMAEELTDYFAEAGVRVRYLHSDVDTLRRVELLSELRAGVYDVLVGINLLREGLDLPEVSLVAILDADKEGFLRSSTSLIQTIGRAARNVSGEVHMYADVLTDSMKRAIEETDRRREKQVAYNTEHGIDPTPLRKRIADITEILAREGEDTKKMLEGRGGGKRSPTPNLRREGKAAAGANELETIISDLNDQMLQAAGELKFELAARLRDELGDLKRELRQMEKAGHLS, via the coding sequence ATGCAGCCCACCCGTTCCGTGCGCCCGTTCAAGGTCGTCAGCGAGTACTCCCCGAGCGGCGACCAGCCCACGGCCATCGCCGAGCTGGCCGGACGCGTCAACGCAGGTGAGCCCGACGTCGTGCTCCTCGGCGCCACGGGAACCGGCAAGTCGGCCACCGCCGCCTGGCTCATAGAGAAGGTCCAGCGCCCGACGCTGATCCTCGCGCACAACAAGACCCTGGCCGCGCAGCTCGCCACCGAGTTCCGCGAGCTCATGCCCGACAACGCGGTCGAGTACTTCGTCTCCTACTACGACTACTACCAGCCCGAGGCGTACGTCCCGCAGACGGACACCTTCATCGAGAAGGACTCGTCCGTCAACGCCGAGGTCGAGCGCCTGCGCCACTCCACGACCAACTCGCTGCTCAGCCGTCGCGACGTCGTCGTGGTGAGCACGGTGTCCTGCATCTACGGCCTCGGCCAGCCCGAGCAGTACATGAACGCGATGGTCGCGCTGCAGGTCGGCATGCAGATCAACCGCGACACGCTCATCCGCAAGTTCGTCTCCATGCAGTACCAGCGCAACGACGTCGACTTCTCGCGCGGCAACTTCCGCGTGCGCGGCGACACCATCGAGATCATCCCGATGTACGAGGAGCTGGCCATCCGCATCGAGATGTTCGGCGACGAGATCGAGGCGCTGTACCAGCTGCACCCGCTCACGGGCGACGTGGTCCGCAAGATGGACTCCGTGTCCGTGTTCCCGGGTTCCCACTACGTCGCCGAGACCGAGGTCATGCGGCGGGCCATCGGCACCATCCAGCAGGAGCTCGAGGAGCGGCTCGCCGTCCTCGAGCGCGAGGGCAAGCTGCTCGAGGCGCAGCGCCTGCGCATGCGCACCAACTTCGACATCGAGATGATGCAGCAGATCGGCTTCTGCTCCGGCATCGAGAACTACTCGCGCCACATCGACGGGCGCGACGCGGGGGAGGCCCCGCACTGCCTGCTCGACTACTTCCCGGACGACTTCCTCGTCATCATCGACGAGTCGCACGTCACGGTGCCGCAGATCGGGGCCATGTTCGAGGGCGACTCCTCGCGCAAGCGCACGCTCGTGGAGCACGGCTTCCGGCTGCCGAGCGCGCTCGACAACCGGCCGCTGAAGTGGAACGAGTTCACCGAGCGCGTCGGCCAGACCGTCTACATGTCGGCCACGCCCGGCAAGTACGAGCTCGGCATGGGCGACGGCGTGGTGGAGCAGATCATCCGCCCCACCGGCCTCGTCGACCCGGCCATCGTGGTCAAGCCCACCAAGGGTCAGATCGACGACCTGCTCGAGCAGATCCGCATCCGCGTGGAGAAGGACGAGCGCATCCTCGTCACCACGCTCACGAAGAAGATGGCCGAGGAGCTCACCGACTACTTCGCCGAGGCGGGCGTGCGCGTGCGCTACCTCCACTCGGACGTCGACACGCTGCGTCGCGTCGAGCTGCTGAGCGAGCTGCGGGCCGGCGTGTACGACGTGCTCGTCGGCATCAACCTCCTCCGGGAGGGCCTCGACCTGCCGGAGGTGTCGCTCGTCGCGATCCTCGACGCCGACAAGGAGGGCTTCCTCCGCTCGTCCACGTCGCTCATCCAGACCATCGGTCGCGCGGCGCGCAACGTCTCCGGCGAGGTGCACATGTACGCCGACGTGCTCACCGACAGCATGAAGCGCGCCATCGAGGAGACCGACCGGCGTCGCGAGAAGCAGGTCGCCTACAACACCGAGCACGGGATCGACCCGACGCCGCTGCGCAAGCGCATCGCGGACATCACCGAGATCCTCGCCCGCGAAGGCGAGGACACGAAGAAGATGCTGGAGGGGCGCGGCGGCGGCAAGCGCTCGCCCACGCCGAACCTGCGGCGCGAGGGCAAGGCAGCGGCCGGGGCGAACGAGCTGGAGACGATCATCTCCGACCTCAACGACCAGATGCTGCAGGCCGCGGGCGAGCTCAAGTTCGAGCTCGCGGCGCGCCTCCGCGACGAGCTGGGCGACCTCAAGCGCGAGCTCCGGCAGATGGAGAAGGCCGGCCACCTGTCCTGA
- the coaE gene encoding dephospho-CoA kinase codes for MQVIGLTGGIAAGKTVVADRLAELGAVRIDADRLAREVVEPGTPALVEIARRFGPGVIAPDGSLDRPALGAVVFQDPDARRDLEAITHPAVRALSAARMAAAGEADPAAVVVYDIPLLVESGRVDEFDRIVVVHAPREERIRRLVELRGMSPEEAGRRIASQATDEDRLAVADDVIDSGVSLASTLAQTDRLWANLPGGVGGRS; via the coding sequence ATGCAGGTGATCGGACTGACGGGCGGCATCGCCGCGGGCAAGACGGTGGTGGCCGACCGGCTGGCGGAGCTCGGCGCGGTGCGCATCGACGCCGACCGGCTCGCCCGCGAGGTGGTGGAGCCCGGCACGCCGGCCCTCGTCGAGATCGCCCGGCGCTTCGGTCCCGGCGTGATCGCCCCGGACGGCTCCCTCGACCGGCCCGCGCTCGGCGCCGTCGTCTTCCAGGACCCGGACGCGCGCCGCGACCTCGAGGCCATCACGCATCCCGCCGTGCGGGCGCTGTCCGCCGCGCGCATGGCCGCGGCGGGGGAGGCGGACCCGGCTGCCGTCGTCGTCTACGACATCCCGCTCCTGGTGGAGTCCGGCCGCGTCGACGAGTTCGACCGGATCGTCGTGGTCCACGCGCCGCGCGAGGAGCGGATCCGCCGCCTCGTCGAGCTGCGCGGGATGTCGCCCGAGGAGGCCGGGCGCCGGATCGCGTCCCAGGCGACCGACGAGGACCGCCTCGCCGTGGCCGACGACGTCATCGACTCCGGCGTCTCGCTCGCGTCGACGCTCGCGCAGACGGATCGGCTCTGGGCGAACCTGCCCGGTGGTGTCGGTGGCCGCTCGTAG
- the rpsA gene encoding 30S ribosomal protein S1, whose product MTIATTDKAPKQVAINDIGSAEDFLAAVEKTLKFFNDGDLIEGTVVKIDRDEVLIDVGYKTEGVIPSRELSIKHDVDPTEVVKVGDTVEALVLQKEDKEGRLILSKKRAQYERAWGDVEKIKESDGVVTGTVIEVVKGGLIVDIGLRGFLPASLIELRRVRDLTPYLGQEIEAKILELDKNRNNVVLSRRALLEQTQSESRSTFLNNLQKGQVRKGVVSSIVNFGAFVDLGGVDGLVHVSELSWKHIEHASEVVEVGQEVTVEILEVDLDRERVSLSLKATQEDPWQVFARTHAIGQVTPGKVTKLVPFGAFVRVAEGIEGLVHISELSGKHVELAEQVVSVGDEVFVKVIDIDLERRRISLSLKQANDGVDPEGTEFDPALYGMLTEYDDQGNYKYPEGFDPETNEWKEGFESQRETWEQQYAAAQARWEAHKKQVAAAAEAEAADTGITSAGPGFTSDSTGAGTLADDESLAALREKLSSSK is encoded by the coding sequence ATGACAATCGCAACGACCGACAAGGCGCCCAAGCAGGTCGCGATCAACGACATCGGATCTGCAGAGGACTTCCTCGCCGCGGTCGAGAAGACACTGAAGTTCTTCAACGACGGAGACCTCATCGAGGGCACCGTCGTGAAGATCGATCGGGACGAGGTCCTGATCGACGTCGGCTACAAGACCGAGGGAGTCATCCCCTCGCGTGAGCTGTCCATCAAGCACGACGTCGACCCCACGGAGGTCGTCAAGGTCGGCGACACCGTCGAGGCCCTCGTCCTCCAGAAGGAGGACAAGGAAGGCCGTCTGATCCTGTCCAAGAAGCGCGCGCAGTACGAGCGTGCGTGGGGCGACGTGGAGAAGATCAAGGAGTCCGACGGCGTCGTCACCGGCACCGTCATCGAGGTCGTCAAGGGCGGCCTCATCGTGGACATCGGCCTCCGCGGCTTCCTCCCGGCCTCGCTCATCGAGCTGCGCCGCGTCCGCGACCTCACGCCGTACCTCGGCCAGGAGATCGAGGCCAAGATCCTCGAGCTCGACAAGAACCGCAACAACGTGGTCCTGTCGCGCCGTGCCCTGCTCGAGCAGACGCAGTCCGAGAGCCGCAGCACGTTCCTCAACAACCTCCAGAAGGGCCAGGTCCGCAAGGGCGTGGTCTCCTCGATCGTCAACTTCGGCGCGTTCGTGGACCTGGGCGGCGTCGACGGCCTCGTGCACGTCTCCGAGCTCAGCTGGAAGCACATCGAGCACGCCAGCGAGGTCGTCGAGGTGGGCCAGGAGGTGACCGTCGAGATCCTCGAGGTCGACCTGGACCGCGAGCGCGTCTCCCTGTCGCTCAAGGCGACGCAGGAGGACCCGTGGCAGGTCTTCGCCCGCACGCACGCCATCGGCCAGGTCACGCCCGGCAAGGTCACCAAGCTGGTGCCGTTCGGTGCGTTCGTCCGCGTGGCCGAGGGCATCGAGGGCCTCGTGCACATCTCGGAGCTCTCCGGCAAGCACGTCGAGCTCGCCGAGCAGGTCGTGTCCGTCGGCGACGAGGTGTTCGTCAAGGTCATCGACATCGACCTCGAGCGTCGCCGCATCTCGCTGAGCCTCAAGCAGGCCAACGACGGCGTCGACCCCGAGGGCACCGAGTTCGACCCCGCCCTCTACGGCATGCTCACCGAGTACGACGACCAGGGGAACTACAAGTACCCCGAGGGCTTCGACCCGGAGACCAACGAGTGGAAGGAAGGCTTCGAGTCGCAGCGCGAGACCTGGGAGCAGCAGTACGCCGCAGCCCAGGCCCGCTGGGAGGCCCACAAGAAGCAGGTCGCGGCGGCAGCCGAGGCCGAGGCGGCCGACACGGGCATCACGTCCGCCGGCCCCGGCTTCACGAGCGACTCGACGGGCGCCGGCACGCTGGCGGACGACGAGAGCCTCGCCGCCCTGCGCGAGAAGCTGTCCAGCTCGAAGTAG